From Lycium ferocissimum isolate CSIRO_LF1 chromosome 12, AGI_CSIRO_Lferr_CH_V1, whole genome shotgun sequence, one genomic window encodes:
- the LOC132040068 gene encoding inactive protein kinase SELMODRAFT_444075-like isoform X1 — MSREVKKGKLEDKSCEKVMVAVKASKEIPKNAIVWALTHVVQPGDCITLLVVVPSQTSGRKMWSFPMFAGDCAHGHRKSHSGNSTEQKSDLTDSYSQMILKLQDVYDPTKTNMKIKIVSGSPHGAVAAEAKRNQANWVVLDKHLKHEKKCCIQELQCNIVVMKRSQAKVLRLNLVGSPKKEPDVTVSLTSEQAQSCGQELEKNYSLDTSRGPLVVTPTSSPEMFSATEVGTSSVSSSDPGTSPFLVAEVNRELHKAELLALKEDQDLDDSSSESESENLSSSSSRFQPWMVDSVDSHCQLSQCQGISSMSFLEKLTKLDIEVDSGSPSYRDDIRESGPLTRSAPLGPPPLCSICQHKAPVFGKPPRWFTYTELELATGGFSQANFLAEGGYGSVHRGVLQDGQVVAVKQHKLASSQGDQEFCSEVEVLSCAQHRNVVMLIGFCIEDRRRLLVYEYICNGSLDSYLYGRNREPLEWSARQKIAVGAARGLRYLHEECRVGCIVHRDMRPNNILITHDFEPLVGDFGLARWQPDGDTCVETRVLGTFGYLAPEYTQSGQITEKADVYSFGVVLVELVTGRKAVDLNRPKGEQCLTEWARPLLEECAVDELIDARIGSSCKEHEVHCMLHAASLCIRQDPEARPRMSQVLRILEGDLIMDSGQMSTTPRYDVGSQSGRILSNHPMQYERYSGSILHDELEGLSPKLSFDKRRPSITWDRDSRHRTAF, encoded by the exons ATGAGTAGGGAGGTGAAGAAAGGGAAGCTGGAGGATAAGAGTTGTGAGAAAGTTATGGTAGCTGTTAAGGCATCAAAAGAGATACCTAAGAATGCTATTGTGTGGGCTTTGACTCATGTTGTTCAACCTGGAGATTGCATTACACTTCTTGTGGTTGTACCTTCACAAACTTCTG GTAGAAAGATGTGGAGTTTCCCCATGTTTGCTGGAGATTGTGCCCATGGTCACCGGAAGTCGCATTCTGGAAATAGTACTGAGCAAAAGTCAGACTTAACAGATTCCTATTCTCAGATGATCCTTAAGCTCCAAGATGTTTATGATCCCACTAAG ACAAACATGAAGATTAAAATTGTTTCTGGTTCACCGCATGGAGCTGTGGCTGCCGAGGCAAAGAGGAATCAAGCTAATTGGGTCGTTTTGGACaa ACATCTCAAACATGAGAAGAAATGCTGTATACAAGAGCTGCAGTGCAATATCGTAGTAATGAAGCGATCTCAAGCAAAAGTTCTCCGCCTTAATTTAGTCGGTTCACCTAAAAAGGAACCTGATGTCACAGTCTCGTTAACTTCAGAGCAAGCTCAATCATGTGGACAAgaactagaaaaaaattattcattggATACTTCTAGAGGTCCGTTAGTAGTAACACCAACAAGTAGTCCAGAGATGTTCAGTGCTACTGAAGTTGGTACTTCATCAGTTTCAAGTTCGGATCCTGGAACTTCACCATTTTTGGTCGCCGAAGTAAATAGGGAGTTGCATAAAGCGGAGTTGTTAGCCTTAAAGGAAGATCAAGATTTAGATgattcaagttcagagagtGAGAGTGAAAATCTATCTTCTTCAAGTTCAAGATTCCAACCGTGGATGGTGGACAGTGTCGATTCACATTGTCAACTCTCTCAATGCCAGGGAATTAGCTCCATGTCATTCCTGGAGAAGTTGACTAAGCTTGATATAGAAGTTGATTCCGGATCTCCGAGTTATAGAGATGATATTAGAGAATCAGGTCCATTAACCAGAAGTGCACCTCTTGGCCCTCCTCCCTTGTGTTCAATATGTCAACATAAGGCGCCTGTATTTGGGAAACCTCCGAGGTGGTTCACTTATACTGAGTTGGAGCTTGCAACAGGAGGATTTTCGCAAGCCAATTTCTTGGCTGAGGGAGGATATGGATCCGTTCACAGAGGAGTCCTTCAAGACGGTCAAGTTGTTGCTGTCAAGCAACATAAATTGGCAAGTTCTCAAGGGGATCAAGAATTTTGCTCGGAAGTTGAAGTGCTCAGCTGTGCTCAGCACCGTAATGTAGTCATGTTGATAGGATTCTGCATTGAAGACAGGCGAAGATTGCTAGTATACGAATATATATGCAATGGTTCTTTAGATTCTTATCTATATG GACGCAATAGGGAACCTTTGGAGTGGTCTGCACGTCAAAAGATAGCTGTTGGAGCTGCACGAGGTTTGCGATATCTACATGAAGAGTGCAGAGTTGGCTGCATTGTCCATCGGGATATGAGACCCAACAACATTCTCATCACTCATGACTTCGAACCACTG GTCGGAGACTTTGGTTTGGCCAGATGGCAACCGGATGGTGATACATGTGTTGAAACGAGAGTACTTGGAACATTTGG GTACTTGGCTCCTGAGTATACTCAAAGTGGCCAAATTACTGAGAAAGCTGATGTTTACTCATTTGGCGTGGTGCTCGTAGAGCTTGTAACTGGTCGTAAAGCAGTGGATCTTAACAGGCCTAAAGGCGAGCAGTGTCTCACAGAATGG GCACGTCCATTGTTGGAAGAATGTGCAGTCGATGAGTTAATAGATGCCCGGATAGGAAGCAGCTGCAAGGAGCACGAGGTGCATTGCATGTTGCATGCTGCATCTTTGTGCATAAGGCAGGATCCTGAGGCTAGGCCTCGAATGTCTCAG GTACTTCGAATTCTTGAAGGTGACCTGATCATGGATTCTGGTCAAATGTCTACGACACCTAGGTATGATGTGGGAAGCCAAAGTGGAAGGATTTTATCTAATCACCCCATGCAGTATGAAAGGTACAGTGGTTCTATACTACACGATGAATTGGAGGGGCTAAGTCCAAAGCTCTCATTTGACAAAAGGAGACCCTCTATTACTTGGGATAGGGATAGTCGTCACAGGACTGCATTTTAA
- the LOC132040068 gene encoding inactive protein kinase SELMODRAFT_444075-like isoform X2 produces MSREVKKGKLEDKSCEKVMVAVKASKEIPKNAIVWALTHVVQPGDCITLLVVVPSQTSGRKMWSFPMFAGDCAHGHRKSHSGNSTEQKSDLTDSYSQMILKLQDVYDPTKTNMKIKIVSGSPHGAVAAEAKRNQANWVVLDKHLKHEKKCCIQELQCNIVVMKRSQAKVLRLNLVGSPKKEPDVTVSLTSEQAQSCGQELEKNYSLDTSRGPLVVTPTSSPEMFSATEVGTSSVSSSDPGTSPFLVAEVNRELHKAELLALKEDQDLDDSSSESESENLSSSSSRFQPWMVDSVDSHCQLSQCQGISSMSFLEKLTKLDIEVDSGSPSYRDDIRESGPLTRSAPLGPPPLCSICQHKAPVFGKPPRWFTYTELELATGGFSQANFLAEGGYGSVHRGVLQDGQVVAVKQHKLASSQGDQEFCSEVEVLSCAQHRNVVMLIGFCIEDRRRLLVYEYICNGSLDSYLYGRNREPLEWSARQKIAVGAARGLRYLHEECRVGCIVHRDMRPNNILITHDFEPLVGDFGLARWQPDGDTCVETRVLGTFGYLAPEYTQSGQITEKADVYSFGVVLVELVTGRKAVDLNRPKGEQCLTEWYFEQVPG; encoded by the exons ATGAGTAGGGAGGTGAAGAAAGGGAAGCTGGAGGATAAGAGTTGTGAGAAAGTTATGGTAGCTGTTAAGGCATCAAAAGAGATACCTAAGAATGCTATTGTGTGGGCTTTGACTCATGTTGTTCAACCTGGAGATTGCATTACACTTCTTGTGGTTGTACCTTCACAAACTTCTG GTAGAAAGATGTGGAGTTTCCCCATGTTTGCTGGAGATTGTGCCCATGGTCACCGGAAGTCGCATTCTGGAAATAGTACTGAGCAAAAGTCAGACTTAACAGATTCCTATTCTCAGATGATCCTTAAGCTCCAAGATGTTTATGATCCCACTAAG ACAAACATGAAGATTAAAATTGTTTCTGGTTCACCGCATGGAGCTGTGGCTGCCGAGGCAAAGAGGAATCAAGCTAATTGGGTCGTTTTGGACaa ACATCTCAAACATGAGAAGAAATGCTGTATACAAGAGCTGCAGTGCAATATCGTAGTAATGAAGCGATCTCAAGCAAAAGTTCTCCGCCTTAATTTAGTCGGTTCACCTAAAAAGGAACCTGATGTCACAGTCTCGTTAACTTCAGAGCAAGCTCAATCATGTGGACAAgaactagaaaaaaattattcattggATACTTCTAGAGGTCCGTTAGTAGTAACACCAACAAGTAGTCCAGAGATGTTCAGTGCTACTGAAGTTGGTACTTCATCAGTTTCAAGTTCGGATCCTGGAACTTCACCATTTTTGGTCGCCGAAGTAAATAGGGAGTTGCATAAAGCGGAGTTGTTAGCCTTAAAGGAAGATCAAGATTTAGATgattcaagttcagagagtGAGAGTGAAAATCTATCTTCTTCAAGTTCAAGATTCCAACCGTGGATGGTGGACAGTGTCGATTCACATTGTCAACTCTCTCAATGCCAGGGAATTAGCTCCATGTCATTCCTGGAGAAGTTGACTAAGCTTGATATAGAAGTTGATTCCGGATCTCCGAGTTATAGAGATGATATTAGAGAATCAGGTCCATTAACCAGAAGTGCACCTCTTGGCCCTCCTCCCTTGTGTTCAATATGTCAACATAAGGCGCCTGTATTTGGGAAACCTCCGAGGTGGTTCACTTATACTGAGTTGGAGCTTGCAACAGGAGGATTTTCGCAAGCCAATTTCTTGGCTGAGGGAGGATATGGATCCGTTCACAGAGGAGTCCTTCAAGACGGTCAAGTTGTTGCTGTCAAGCAACATAAATTGGCAAGTTCTCAAGGGGATCAAGAATTTTGCTCGGAAGTTGAAGTGCTCAGCTGTGCTCAGCACCGTAATGTAGTCATGTTGATAGGATTCTGCATTGAAGACAGGCGAAGATTGCTAGTATACGAATATATATGCAATGGTTCTTTAGATTCTTATCTATATG GACGCAATAGGGAACCTTTGGAGTGGTCTGCACGTCAAAAGATAGCTGTTGGAGCTGCACGAGGTTTGCGATATCTACATGAAGAGTGCAGAGTTGGCTGCATTGTCCATCGGGATATGAGACCCAACAACATTCTCATCACTCATGACTTCGAACCACTG GTCGGAGACTTTGGTTTGGCCAGATGGCAACCGGATGGTGATACATGTGTTGAAACGAGAGTACTTGGAACATTTGG GTACTTGGCTCCTGAGTATACTCAAAGTGGCCAAATTACTGAGAAAGCTGATGTTTACTCATTTGGCGTGGTGCTCGTAGAGCTTGTAACTGGTCGTAAAGCAGTGGATCTTAACAGGCCTAAAGGCGAGCAGTGTCTCACAGAATGG TACTTTGAACAAGTTCCTGGATAA
- the LOC132039439 gene encoding uncharacterized protein LOC132039439 — translation MFNNNTILAYGLPADATDEYVKIGESTAIESMKRFCRAIIEVFGQQYLRSPTANNVARLLHIGEQRRFPGMLGSPDCMHWRWKNCPIAWVGQYAGRSPTISLEVVADYDLWIWHAYFGMPGTNNDINVLESSHLFSNLAKGIAPPAHYVIQGNEYDVGYCLADSIYPKWSTIVQTIHEPQSQKKKYFATKQESCPKDVERAFGVLQSRFAIIAGPSRF, via the coding sequence ATGTTCAATAACAACACAATATTGGCATACGGCTTGCCAGCGGATGCCACTGACGAATATGTGAAAATTGGAGAGTCAACTGCAATTGAAAGCATGAAGAGATTTTGTCGAGCTATCATAGAGGTTTTTGGCCAGCAGTATCTGAGATCACCAACAGCTAACAATGTTGCAAGGCTTCTTCACATCGGTGAGCAACGTCGTTTTCCAGGAATGCTAGGTAGTCCAGATTGCATGCATTGGAGATGGAAAAATTGTCCAATAGCATGGGTTGGACAATATGCAGGTCGTAGCCCAACAATAAGTCTTGAAGTTGTAGCTGATTATGACCTTTGGATATGGCATGCATATTTTGGTATGCCCGGCACCAATAATGACATTAATGTTTTAGAATCGTCACATCTGTTTTCCAATCTTGCTAAAGGTATTGCTCCTCCCGCCCATTATGTTATTCAAGGAAACGAATATGATGTGGGTTATTGTTTAGCTGACAGTATATATCCAAAATGGTCTACAATTGTGCAAACCATTCATGAGCCACAATctcaaaagaagaaatatttcGCGACGAAACAAGAATCATGTCCAAAAGATGTTGAACGTGCATTCGGAGTTTTGCAATCTCGTTTTGCAATTATTGCAGGGCCGTCACGTTTTTGA